CGCCTTTCTGCACCGGGAGCTGGGGGCGCCGTGGCCCGACGTGTCGGACGACGCCCTGCTCGCCCGTACCGAGGAGTGGCTGGAGCCCGAGCTGTCGCGGGCGCGGCGCCGCGCGGATCTGGCGCGGATCGACGCCGGGCAGGCGGTACGGCGGCTGCTGCCGTGGGCGACGGGTGAGGCGGCCCGGCTCGACGAGCTGGCGCCGGAGCGCATCGAGGTGCCGAGCGGGTCCCGCGTCCGCGTGGAGTACGGCGGGGCGCAGCCCGTACTGGCGGTGAAGCTCCAGGAGCTGTTCGGGCTGCGCGAGACACCCCGGGTGGCCGGGGTGCCCGTGCTGGTCCATCTGCTCTCCCCCGCCGGGCGTCCGGCGGCGGTGACGGCGGATCTGGCGTCGTTCTGGCGCGAGGGCTACAAGGCGGTGCGGGCGGAGCTGCGCGGCCGGTACCCGAAGCATCCGTGGCCCGAGGACCCGACGACGGTGGAGGCGACCCGCTTCACCACGGCGCGGCTCAGGCGGGACTAGGGCCTGTCGTCAAACTGCCGTCGTCCGGCCGAAGGCCGGGCCGCGCGGTGTCTGGCGCGTGCGATCGCAAGGCGCCGGGATGTCCTCGTAGCGGAGCTACTAGGACATGTCGGCAACGCCGCGAGCGTGCGTGCCAGACACCGCGCGGCAGACGGCAGTTTGACGACAGGCCCTAGTGGCCGGGGCGGCGGGAGCGTGCTTCCAGCCAGAGGGCGAGCGCGAGGAGGCCGGTGGCGAGGAACAGGAAGCCCCAGGGCAGGTACGAGGTCAGCAGGAGGATCAGGACGCGCTGGGACTTGACCAGTTCGACGGTGTCGACGATGTAGTCCTCGCGCATCTTCACATGGCCGGCGAACGCGGTGACGGTGTCCTGCGGCATGCCCATCTTCTTCGCGTTGCGCAGTTCCTCGCGGTGGATCTCCTCGCCGTTGACGGGTGCGCCGGTGGCGGGGTCGACCCAGAACATCCGCTTGGTGGAGTACCAGCGGGTCATGCCCGTCTGGGCCACCTGTTCCGCGGTGACGCCCTTGATGGGCATCTTCTTGGGCATCGGAACCTGGGTCCACGGGATGGTCTGCTCGAAGTAGTAGACGTCCATGCCGCGGAAGGTGCGGGTGCCCTTGTAGTGGATGGGTGAGGTCGTGCGGCTCTGGGCGTCGAAGTACTCGTAGTCGCGCTTCTCGGTGAGGAAGGGCCACTTGTACTCGATGCCCTCGCGGCGGACCGGCTCGCCGTCGACCATCTCACCGGTGGCGTGGACGGGGGCCTGGCTGTGGGCGTCGAAGATGTAGCGCTCGGGGATCTCGGAGACCATCTTGCCGTCGGGGCCCTCGATGTACGAGAGCGAGTCCCAGACGACGACGTCCCGGCCGGCGCTGCGCTCTATCTTCTCGGACTCCTCCACGTTGCCCTTGAGGGTCTGCACGATGGTGACCTTCTCGACC
The Streptomyces sp. NBC_00234 DNA segment above includes these coding regions:
- a CDS encoding DUF3068 domain-containing protein; translation: MRRRAGLVLLAFAVFFAAMSPLLRWYAFPRLAKVPPSQYQEMVLEAKPATLLDYSTLRSEKVEKVTIVQTLKGNVEESEKIERSAGRDVVVWDSLSYIEGPDGKMVSEIPERYIFDAHSQAPVHATGEMVDGEPVRREGIEYKWPFLTEKRDYEYFDAQSRTTSPIHYKGTRTFRGMDVYYFEQTIPWTQVPMPKKMPIKGVTAEQVAQTGMTRWYSTKRMFWVDPATGAPVNGEEIHREELRNAKKMGMPQDTVTAFAGHVKMREDYIVDTVELVKSQRVLILLLTSYLPWGFLFLATGLLALALWLEARSRRPGH